A portion of the Mytilus galloprovincialis chromosome 12, xbMytGall1.hap1.1, whole genome shotgun sequence genome contains these proteins:
- the LOC143055177 gene encoding uncharacterized protein LOC143055177, which yields MDVNDITTHGLTPLYLACKKGHYDTVKLFIDLKDKTLISCVDRTIKDEKGRSVLHAACYSGHTEIVKLLIDVGMDVNNITTHACYSGHTEIVKVLINVGMNVNDTSTNGYTPLYIACQEGHYDIVKFLLDSKDQTFDSCLDITIKDKAGGSVLHAASYSGHTEIVKLLIDVGVDVNDITTHGLTPLYLACKKGHYDTVKLFIDLKDKTLISCVDRTIKDEKGRSVLHAACYSGHTEIVKLLIDVGMDVNDITTHGLTPLYIACQEGHYVLVKYLLDLKDQTFNSCVDITIKDKDGVSVLQAACYSGHTEIVKIKMEDPFYKQLVILDILK from the exons ATGGATGTAAATGATATAACAACTCATGGTTTGACACCACTATATCTAGCTTGTAAGAAAGGCCATTATGACACAGtgaaattatttattgatttaaaagacaaaacattGATAAGTTGTGTAGATAGAACcataaaagatgaaaaaggaaGATCCGTTTTACATGCAGCTTGTTATTCtggacatactgaaatagtaaagttATTGATCGATGTCGGTATGGATGTAAATAATATAACAACTCATG CTTGTTATTCTGGACATACTGAAATCGTAAAGGTATTGATCAATGTTGGTATGAATGTTAATGACACATCAACTAACGGTTATACACCACTATATATAGCTTGTCAGGAAGGTCATTATGACATAGTAAAATTTCTACTTGATTCAAAAGACCAAACATTTGATAGTTGTTTAGATATAACCATAAAAGATAAAGCTGGAGGATCCGTTTTACATGCAGCTAGTTATTCtggacatactgaaatagtaaagttATTGATCGATGTCGGTGTGGATGTAAATGATATAACAACTCATGGTTTGACACCACTATATCTAGCTTGTAAGAAAGGCCATTATGACACAGtgaaattatttattgatttaaaagacaaaacattGATAAGTTGTGTAGATAGAACcataaaagatgaaaaaggaaGATCCGTTTTACATGCAGCTTGTTATTCtggacatactgaaatagtaaagttATTGATCGATGTCGGTATGGATGTAAATGATATAACAACTCATGGTTTGACACCACTATATATAGCTTGTCAGGAAGGTCATTATGTATTAGTGAAATATTTACTTGATTTAAAAGACCAAACATTTAATAGTTGTGTAGATATAACCATAAAAGATAAAGATGGAGTGTCCGTTTTACAAGCAGCTTGTTATTCTGGACATACTGAAATAGTGAAG ATAAAGATGGAGGATCCGTTTTACAAGCAGCTTGTTATTCTGGACATACTGAAATAG
- the LOC143054383 gene encoding uncharacterized protein LOC143054383: MNVNDITTHGETPLYLACEKGHYDTVNVLLDLKDQTFHSCVDITIKDRNGGSVLHAACYSGHTEIVKLLIDVGMDVNCITTHGFTPLNLACQEGHYDIVKCVLDLKDQTFNSCVDISIKDRNGGSVLHAASYSGHTEIVKLLIDVGMDVNDTSTNGLTPLYLACREGHSTTVTLLLDLNGETLNNRVDTTIKDEDGGSVLHAACYSGQTEIVKLLIDVGMDVNDITTHGLTPLYIACQEDHYVLVKYLLDFKDQTFNSCVDITIKDKDGESVLHAACYSGHTEIVKLLIDVGMNVNDTSTNGYTPLYIACQEGHYETVKFLLDLNGQILNSCVDITLTDKDGNSAVYAACFAGHTEIEKLFIEVGLNLNDI, from the coding sequence atgaatgtaaatgatataacAACTCATGGTGAGACACCACTATATCTAGCTTGTGAGAAAGGCCATTATGACACAGTAAACGTTTTACTTGATTTAAAAGACCAAACATTTCATAGTTGTGTAGATATAACCATAAAAGATAGAAATGGAGGATCCGTTTTACATGCAGCTTGTTATTCtggacatactgaaatagtaaagttATTGATCGATGTCGGTATGGATGTAAATTGTATAACAACTCATGGTTTTACACCACTAAATCTAGCTTGTCAGGAAGGCCATTATGACATAGTAAAATGTGTACTTGATTTAAAAGACCAAACATTTAATAGTTGTGTAGATATAAGCATTAAAGATAGAAATGGAGGATCCGTTTTACATGCAGCTAGTTATTCtggacatactgaaatagtaaagttATTGATCGATGTCGGTATGGATGTAAATGACACATCCACTAACGGTTTAACGCCACTATATCTAGCTTGTCGGGAAGGTCATTCTACAACAGTGACATTATTACTTGATTTGAATGGCGAAACATTAAATAATCGTGTAGATACAACCATAAAAGATGAAGATGGAGGATCCGTTTTACATGCAGCTTGTTATTCTGGACAAACTGAAATAGTAAAGTTATTGATCGATGTCGGTATGGATGTAAATGATATAACAACTCATGGTTTGACACCACTATATATAGCTTGTCAGGAAGATCATTATGTATTAGTGAAATATTTACTTGATTTTAAAGACCAAACATTTAATAGTTGTGTAGATATAACCATAAAAGATAAAGATGGTGAATCCGTTTTACATGCAGCTTGTTATTctggacatacagaaatagtaaagttATTGATCGATGTCGGTATGAATGTAAATGACACATCAACTAACGGTTATACACCACTATATATAGCTTGTCAGGAAGGTCATTatgaaacagtgaaatttttacttGATTTGAATGGCCAAATATTAAATAGTTGTGTAGATATAACCCTAACAGATAAAGATGGAAATTCAGCTGTATATGCAGCTTGTTTTGCTGGACATACCGAAATAGAAAAGTTATTCATCGAAGTCGGTTTGAATTTAAATGACATATGA